The following proteins come from a genomic window of Neoarius graeffei isolate fNeoGra1 chromosome 26, fNeoGra1.pri, whole genome shotgun sequence:
- the yod1 gene encoding ubiquitin thioesterase OTU1, with translation MLRLRCKAKNGTHLMQGLTHQSCVQELKDKVEELTGIPCDVQKIMVGYPPSSLDLRDGDAHLKDYPIKSGDTLIVEEEKNKPKVTTPKTLLLDCTPVLERRTVPADNSCLFTSVNYVVEGGVYNAACAPDMRQLIAHIVASDPAAYSEAVLGKSNEDYCAWIRRSDTWGGAIELSILSKFYQCEICVVDTQTVRVDRFGEDAGYGKRVLLIYDGIHYDPLQMLVPGTDCPPQTIFSTSDDVILAQALELADEARRKRQYTDVNRFTLRCMTCQTGLVGQKEAREHAKETGHTNFGEV, from the exons ATGCTGCGATTACGGTGCAAGGCCAAGAATGGGACTCATCTCATGCAAGGCCTGACGCACCAATCCTGTGTTCAGGAGCTGAAAGACAAGGTGGAAGAGCTGACAGGAATCCCGTGCGACGTGCAAAAGATTATGGTGGGCTACCCACCATCGAGCTTGGATCTCCGTGACGGAGACGCCCATCTGAAAGATTACCCTATAAAATcag GAGACACGCTGATTGTAGAGGAGGAAAAAAACAAGCCGAAAGTCACAACCCCGAAAACCCTGCTCCTGGACTGTACTCCTGTCCTGGAGCGTCGCACGGTTCCCGCCGACAACTCGTGTCTGTTCACCAGTGTTAATTACGTGGTCGAAGGAGGTGTGTATAACGCGGCCTGCGCACCCGACATGCGCCAGCTCATCGCCCACATCGTAGCCAGCGACCCCGCTGCGTACTCCGAGGCCGTGCTGGGGAAAAGCAACGAGGACTACTGTGCTTGGATCCGCCGCAGCGACACGTGGGGCGGCGCCATCGAGCTCTCCATCCTGTCCAAGTTCTACCAGTGCGAGATCTGCGTGGTCGACACGCAGACGGTTCGCGTGGACCGCTTCGGAGAGGACGCCGGCTACGGCAAGCGCGTACTACTCATCTACGACGGCATCCACTACGACCCGCTGCAGATGCTCGTGCCTGGGACGGACTGCCCGCCTCAGACCATCTTCTCTACTTCTGACGATGTCATCCTGGCGCAGGCGCTCGAGCTGGCCGACGAGGCGCGCCGCAAACGCCAGTACACGGACGTGAACCGATTCACGCTGCGCTGCATGACGTGTCAGACTGGTCTGGTGGGACAAAAAGAAGCAAGGGAACACGCCAAGGAGACGGGCCACACCAATTTCGGCGAGGTTTAA